A single region of the Methylocystis echinoides genome encodes:
- a CDS encoding nickel-dependent hydrogenase large subunit: MTDPNVIIDPVTRIEGHLRIQAYATPAGDGGTIGADVLVASTMVRGVEKILQGRDPRDAWAFTQRICGVCTVVHGLTSVRAVEAAANIKVPKNADYIRNMMIGAQYVHDHVMHFYHLHALDWVDVVSALTASSSETAALAVKNNPTYKPNNGALPTAAYFDSIKNALNSGLVSRGQLGFFSNGYWGHPAYKLSPAENLLLLSHYLEALTWAREVVKLHAIFGGKDPHPNVVVGGMPCSISTNTGSISERAGGTSLNTAGLTIAKNAVLKMQQFVDQVYAPDVRLLALRYSDWAKIGKTTGNFLSFGEFPDPTRVKTELTDGAIDYPDGYILPQNVITSPNLKTLVGFDQSKVTENITHSWYSGSDGVHPSAATTDFNYTGPAPDPEISGKPYMLDPAVKYSWIKSPRYNGKAMEVGPLAHILIMYARSLTTKALPTDKLVKYYVDRWWSGSTASGGLGLAYEDLNSTMGRIFCRMLETKIIADQMAGRPAVSAAGVTSFTGWYNQYYANRTGKYFNPTAFAKLASYATLPDKVGFGFTEAPRGALGHWVKISRSTGMIENYQCIVASQWNAGPRDGASPPNPGPYETALMGHKLARLNQPLEVLRTIHSFDPCIGCAVHILDPEGKPLVEVDINHATRC, translated from the coding sequence ATGACAGATCCCAACGTCATCATTGATCCCGTCACCAGAATTGAAGGCCATCTGCGCATACAGGCCTACGCCACGCCTGCTGGCGACGGTGGAACGATCGGCGCGGACGTGCTTGTCGCCAGCACCATGGTCCGCGGCGTCGAGAAGATTCTCCAGGGCCGCGACCCGCGCGACGCCTGGGCGTTCACGCAGCGCATCTGCGGCGTCTGCACAGTCGTTCATGGGCTTACCTCCGTGCGCGCCGTGGAGGCGGCGGCGAATATCAAGGTGCCGAAGAACGCGGACTACATCCGCAACATGATGATCGGCGCGCAATATGTGCACGACCACGTGATGCATTTCTATCACCTGCACGCGCTCGACTGGGTCGATGTTGTGAGTGCGCTCACAGCGAGTTCGAGTGAGACCGCCGCCCTCGCCGTGAAGAACAATCCGACCTACAAGCCGAACAATGGCGCGCTGCCGACCGCCGCCTATTTCGACAGCATAAAGAATGCGCTGAACAGTGGTCTGGTCAGCCGTGGCCAATTGGGATTTTTCTCCAATGGTTACTGGGGCCATCCGGCCTACAAACTGTCGCCCGCCGAAAATCTGCTTCTTCTCTCCCACTATCTCGAGGCATTGACCTGGGCGAGGGAGGTCGTGAAGCTGCATGCGATCTTCGGCGGCAAAGACCCGCATCCCAACGTTGTCGTTGGCGGCATGCCCTGCTCGATCAGCACCAACACAGGGTCGATCAGCGAAAGGGCCGGCGGAACCTCGCTGAACACGGCGGGCCTTACGATCGCCAAGAATGCGGTCCTCAAGATGCAGCAGTTCGTGGACCAGGTTTATGCGCCAGATGTTCGCTTGCTGGCCCTGCGCTATTCCGATTGGGCGAAGATCGGCAAGACCACAGGCAATTTTCTGTCGTTCGGAGAATTCCCGGATCCGACACGGGTGAAAACGGAGCTGACCGACGGCGCGATCGACTATCCGGACGGCTATATCTTGCCGCAAAACGTCATCACGTCTCCCAATCTCAAGACCCTCGTCGGGTTCGATCAGAGTAAAGTCACCGAGAATATCACACATTCCTGGTATTCTGGCTCCGACGGCGTTCATCCGTCCGCGGCGACAACCGATTTCAACTATACGGGGCCGGCGCCTGATCCCGAGATCAGCGGCAAGCCCTACATGCTCGACCCGGCGGTGAAATATTCCTGGATCAAATCGCCCCGATACAATGGCAAGGCGATGGAGGTCGGGCCACTCGCGCACATCCTCATCATGTATGCGCGCAGTCTGACGACGAAGGCCCTGCCGACCGACAAACTGGTCAAATACTATGTCGACAGGTGGTGGTCAGGATCAACCGCCTCAGGTGGGCTCGGCCTGGCCTATGAGGATCTGAATTCAACCATGGGGCGCATTTTCTGCCGCATGCTCGAGACGAAGATCATCGCCGATCAGATGGCCGGCCGTCCGGCCGTTTCGGCGGCGGGGGTCACGTCCTTCACCGGATGGTATAATCAGTATTACGCGAACCGGACGGGAAAATATTTCAATCCGACCGCCTTCGCCAAGCTCGCCTCCTATGCGACCCTGCCGGACAAGGTCGGCTTCGGTTTCACCGAGGCGCCGCGCGGCGCGTTGGGACATTGGGTGAAGATCAGCCGCTCCACGGGGATGATCGAGAACTATCAGTGCATCGTCGCCAGCCAGTGGAACGCGGGACCGCGCGACGGCGCGAGCCCGCCCAATCCCGGCCCCTATGAGACGGCGCTGATGGGCCACAAGCTGGCGAGGCTCAATCAGCCCTTGGAGGTGCTTCGCACCATTCACAGTTTCGATCCCTGCATTGGCTGCGCTGTCCATATCCTGGATCCGGAGGGTAAGCCGCTTGTCGAGGTCGACATCAATCACGCGACGAGGTGCTGA
- a CDS encoding hydrogenase small subunit codes for MVRVLGYFRDGKNFAEPVGEIELDADTEARIAELGISRRGLLTSLAGMASLMALPQSIIPAMAQTVVSPKKPSVVYMSFQECTGCLESMVNSFAFRGGASIENLLLNIISLDYQETLMAAAGAQAEEQLANATATPNGYVLVVDGSIPQIANSGFFVSGGRSGVERFRAAAQNALAIVPVGTCASFGGLPKADPNPTGAVSIRTLMTQLGISKPLINVPGCPPIPEVITGTILYYLTKGLPSLDSLKRPKIYYGETVHDECYREEYFEDGPRVAVFDDKAARFGGCLIDMGCKGPVTHNACSTIKWNQGVSFPMMAGHGCIGCAEPDFWDRLNINGKKGFYQRLAPGSFDD; via the coding sequence ATGGTCCGGGTTTTGGGATATTTCCGTGACGGAAAGAATTTCGCGGAGCCTGTCGGCGAGATCGAACTCGACGCCGATACGGAAGCCCGCATCGCCGAACTCGGCATAAGCCGGCGCGGGCTTCTCACGTCGCTTGCGGGGATGGCGTCGTTGATGGCGCTGCCGCAATCAATCATTCCGGCGATGGCGCAGACAGTGGTTTCTCCGAAGAAACCGAGCGTCGTCTACATGTCGTTCCAGGAATGCACCGGCTGTCTCGAGTCGATGGTCAACTCGTTCGCCTTCCGTGGCGGGGCCTCGATCGAGAACCTGCTGCTGAACATCATCTCGCTCGACTATCAGGAAACACTGATGGCCGCCGCGGGGGCGCAGGCCGAGGAGCAGCTTGCGAATGCGACGGCGACGCCCAATGGCTATGTTCTGGTCGTGGATGGATCGATACCGCAGATCGCAAACAGTGGTTTCTTCGTGAGTGGCGGCCGCAGCGGCGTGGAGCGGTTCAGGGCGGCGGCGCAAAATGCCCTCGCCATCGTTCCCGTCGGCACCTGCGCGAGCTTCGGCGGGCTGCCGAAGGCAGACCCCAACCCGACCGGCGCAGTTTCCATCAGGACGTTGATGACCCAGCTCGGCATCAGCAAGCCATTGATCAATGTTCCCGGCTGCCCGCCCATTCCGGAGGTCATCACGGGGACGATCCTCTACTATTTGACAAAGGGGTTGCCATCGCTGGATTCGCTCAAGCGCCCAAAGATCTATTACGGCGAGACTGTGCATGATGAGTGCTACAGGGAAGAGTATTTCGAGGATGGGCCAAGAGTTGCGGTATTCGATGACAAGGCCGCCCGTTTCGGCGGCTGCCTGATCGATATGGGTTGCAAGGGGCCGGTCACGCACAACGCCTGTTCCACGATCAAATGGAATCAGGGCGTGAGTTTCCCGATGATGGCGGGCCACGGGTGCATCGGTTGCGCCGAACCGGATTTCTGGGATCGGCTGAACATCAATGGCAAGAAGGGATTTTATCAAAGACTGGCGCCCGGCAGCTTCGACGATTGA
- a CDS encoding HAMP domain-containing sensor histidine kinase: MLLVIRLIVQLVAIISVTLIAASAYMMIDAHKAVEAETAATADRVAFELENLFWREILWRGTMRRDHVLPVPNWESLSTLKLVSPGVCISFAPAGEEPRRLCSRLEGVGAAAPAWFARAYRQIFGPETPVTRRLTIRQPETGAVLATADANAAVRQAWGQISVVLGVAAPMAAAICLLAAAAIARTLSPTRNIVKGLRRLEGGDYQRPIEADQATELGLIARAVNDLAERLARTAAERTALTKRLFEVQEEERRALARDLHDEFGQCLTATLAFAAAIESAADDRLDLAEDARAIAKVARRMMSTLREALASLRSQDLEELGLEACLVQLAAGWNARSDASANVRLSLTGDLAVLPLAVSTSIYRIAQEGLTNAMRHGRPKCVRLRVERDAKTQGHVAVTIEDDGGGDPDGVSASPGRGILGMRERITALGGNLSVGRSANGFLIAANIPLIGPPGVEPIGFATP, from the coding sequence ATGCTCCTTGTCATTCGGCTGATCGTTCAGCTTGTCGCCATTATCAGCGTCACTCTCATAGCCGCCTCGGCCTATATGATGATCGACGCGCACAAGGCCGTCGAAGCCGAGACCGCCGCCACAGCGGACCGTGTCGCCTTCGAGCTGGAAAATCTCTTCTGGAGGGAGATTCTCTGGCGCGGCACGATGCGTCGCGACCATGTGCTGCCCGTCCCGAACTGGGAGTCTCTCTCGACACTGAAGCTCGTTTCGCCGGGCGTTTGCATCTCCTTTGCGCCGGCCGGTGAGGAGCCGCGCCGGCTCTGCAGCCGCCTTGAGGGCGTGGGCGCGGCGGCGCCGGCGTGGTTCGCGCGCGCCTACAGACAAATTTTCGGTCCGGAGACGCCGGTGACGCGTCGTCTCACCATCCGGCAGCCCGAAACCGGCGCCGTGCTCGCGACCGCCGACGCAAACGCCGCTGTCCGGCAGGCGTGGGGACAGATATCGGTCGTGCTCGGCGTCGCAGCGCCGATGGCGGCGGCTATTTGCCTGCTTGCAGCGGCGGCCATCGCCCGGACGCTGTCGCCGACCCGGAATATCGTCAAGGGACTGAGGCGTCTGGAAGGCGGCGACTACCAACGTCCCATCGAGGCGGATCAGGCGACGGAGCTGGGCCTCATCGCCCGTGCGGTGAACGACCTCGCCGAGCGTCTCGCCCGGACAGCCGCTGAGCGCACGGCGTTGACCAAGCGACTGTTCGAGGTTCAGGAGGAAGAGCGGCGCGCCCTCGCGCGCGATCTGCACGATGAATTCGGTCAATGCCTGACTGCGACGCTCGCCTTTGCCGCGGCCATAGAGTCGGCGGCCGACGATCGCCTGGATCTCGCCGAGGATGCACGCGCCATCGCCAAGGTCGCGCGGCGGATGATGTCGACGTTGCGGGAAGCGCTGGCGAGCCTGCGCTCGCAAGATCTCGAGGAACTGGGGCTGGAAGCCTGCCTCGTCCAGCTTGCCGCCGGCTGGAACGCACGCTCCGACGCCAGCGCCAATGTTCGCCTGAGCCTGACGGGCGATCTCGCTGTCCTGCCGCTCGCGGTTTCGACAAGCATCTATCGCATCGCGCAGGAGGGTCTCACCAACGCCATGCGGCACGGCCGGCCGAAATGCGTGCGTCTTCGGGTCGAACGCGACGCGAAGACGCAGGGCCATGTCGCCGTGACCATCGAAGATGATGGGGGCGGCGATCCGGACGGCGTGAGCGCTTCCCCGGGGCGTGGTATTCTGGGCATGCGCGAACGCATCACGGCGCTGGGCGGCAATCTGTCCGTCGGCAGATCGGCCAATGGCTTCCTCATCGCCGCGAACATCCCGCTGATCGGCCCGCCCGGGGTTGAGCCGATCGGTTTCGCGACGCCATGA
- a CDS encoding response regulator, with protein MSAVSILLVDDHPIVREGYRRLLERQPGFGVVGEAEDAAGAYQKYRDVTPDVVIMDLSLPGAGGLEAIRHIRQWDRNARILVFTMHDGAAFALKAFEAGAAGYVTKSSDAAELLRAVATVARGGRMLSDDIARAIAVERLGQGRSIVEDLGPRETEILRLVATGKTTEEIAVLLNLSIKTVQNYHYQIKSKIGARTDAHLVWLAIAARLVEIHDQPEQE; from the coding sequence ATGAGCGCCGTCTCCATTCTTCTGGTCGACGACCATCCGATCGTGCGCGAGGGCTACCGCCGCCTGCTTGAGCGCCAACCAGGATTCGGGGTGGTCGGCGAAGCGGAAGATGCGGCAGGCGCCTATCAGAAATATCGAGACGTTACCCCGGACGTCGTGATTATGGATCTGTCCCTGCCGGGCGCCGGCGGGCTCGAAGCCATCCGTCACATTCGCCAATGGGACAGGAACGCCCGCATCCTCGTCTTCACCATGCACGACGGCGCCGCTTTTGCGCTGAAGGCGTTCGAGGCCGGCGCCGCGGGTTATGTCACCAAGAGCAGCGACGCCGCAGAACTCCTCAGAGCCGTTGCGACCGTCGCACGCGGCGGGCGGATGCTCAGCGACGACATTGCGCGGGCAATCGCCGTTGAACGTCTTGGTCAGGGACGATCGATCGTCGAAGATCTTGGTCCCCGTGAAACGGAGATCCTGCGACTGGTGGCGACAGGGAAAACGACCGAGGAAATCGCCGTTCTGCTCAATCTCAGCATCAAAACCGTCCAGAACTATCACTATCAGATCAAAAGCAAGATCGGCGCGCGAACCGACGCCCATCTCGTTTGGCTCGCCATCGCGGCCCGGCTCGTCGAGATACACGATCAGCCCGAGCAAGAGTGA
- a CDS encoding LssY C-terminal domain-containing protein, whose product MSSWAKYLGLILAGVVIAAILRSETFSPEPAADQSFISRAESQTAAGLKVSVSALAPEESRRSFGEDLARYNIQPVWLSIENDTDETLFYLPVATDPAYYSPYEVAYRFHGALSRDENQKRDAFFLERQINLALPPHARTTGFVYTTLDAGMKFVRVLVAGKGREETFSFVARVPGADFLGQKISSDPPFAATQVKDVDLTELKEILRTAPCCTTDARGDRKGDPLNLVVVESKSDPIAAVASRDWHLVQTLDAQSMIETARAFLLRDEYLTSPVSPLYLFGRKEDFALQKARATINERVHLRLWLLPQTFHSRRVWIGQISRDIGVRLTDKAWNLTTHKIGPDVDFDRSYLLQDLLLSGLVDHYGYVEGVGAAPMSAPRTNLTGDAYFTDGLRLVLFLSDRKTVLEDVGRLPWARPQQQ is encoded by the coding sequence ATGAGCAGCTGGGCGAAATATCTGGGGCTAATACTCGCGGGCGTGGTGATTGCCGCAATCCTGCGTTCGGAAACCTTCTCCCCCGAGCCCGCGGCGGACCAGTCATTCATCTCCCGGGCGGAAAGTCAGACGGCCGCGGGGCTGAAAGTGAGCGTGAGCGCGCTTGCTCCCGAGGAGAGCCGGCGCAGTTTTGGCGAGGACCTCGCGCGCTACAATATCCAGCCGGTCTGGCTGTCGATCGAGAACGACACGGACGAAACGCTTTTCTACCTGCCGGTCGCGACCGACCCCGCCTATTATTCACCTTACGAAGTCGCCTATCGCTTCCATGGCGCGCTGTCGCGCGACGAAAATCAGAAGCGCGACGCCTTCTTTCTCGAACGCCAGATCAATTTGGCGCTGCCGCCCCACGCGCGCACGACAGGCTTTGTTTACACGACGCTCGACGCGGGCATGAAATTCGTGCGCGTTCTTGTCGCCGGAAAGGGCAGGGAAGAAACCTTTTCATTCGTCGCGCGCGTTCCCGGCGCCGATTTTCTCGGACAGAAGATATCCTCCGATCCGCCCTTCGCTGCGACGCAGGTGAAGGATGTCGACCTTACCGAGCTGAAAGAAATTCTCAGAACAGCGCCCTGTTGCACCACCGACGCCAGGGGCGACCGCAAGGGCGATCCGCTCAACCTCGTCGTTGTCGAAAGCAAATCCGATCCCATCGCCGCTGTCGCGTCCAGGGACTGGCATCTCGTGCAGACGCTCGATGCGCAGAGCATGATCGAAACCGCGCGCGCCTTCCTGTTGAGGGACGAATATCTCACCTCGCCCGTCAGTCCGCTCTATCTCTTCGGCCGTAAGGAGGACTTTGCGTTACAGAAGGCGCGCGCCACCATCAATGAACGCGTCCATCTTCGCCTGTGGCTGCTGCCGCAGACATTCCACTCCCGACGCGTCTGGATCGGCCAGATCAGCCGCGACATTGGCGTGAGGCTCACCGACAAGGCCTGGAACCTCACCACCCACAAGATCGGTCCCGACGTCGACTTCGACCGCAGCTACCTCTTGCAGGATCTTCTGCTCTCCGGCCTCGTCGACCATTATGGATATGTCGAAGGCGTTGGCGCGGCGCCCATGTCGGCGCCACGGACCAATCTGACCGGCGACGCGTATTTCACGGATGGATTGCGGCTGGTCCTGTTTCTGTCGGACCGCAAGACCGTCCTCGAAGATGTCGGCCGCTTGCCATGGGCGCGGCCGCAGCAGCAATGA
- a CDS encoding regulator gives MIAELERNIRWKSIDGIDHLSFSVLDVDETNSVIHVLFKFAAERQIILHRHLTLNKTMTIEGEHRLFHADGRLKEVRPSGQFTIAPPSDDPHREGAGDQDALVLFVIYGDGALYQALDAELTVVMELSMSDFVRFYDGKGN, from the coding sequence ATGATAGCAGAGTTAGAACGAAATATCCGATGGAAATCGATCGACGGGATCGATCATTTGTCGTTCTCCGTTCTGGACGTCGACGAGACGAACAGCGTCATCCATGTGCTTTTCAAATTCGCGGCAGAACGTCAGATCATTCTCCACCGTCACCTGACCCTGAACAAAACAATGACGATCGAGGGTGAGCACCGTCTGTTCCACGCGGACGGTCGCTTGAAGGAAGTGCGTCCATCCGGTCAATTCACGATCGCGCCGCCGTCTGACGATCCCCATCGCGAAGGCGCGGGCGATCAGGACGCTCTCGTGCTCTTCGTCATTTACGGCGACGGCGCCCTCTATCAGGCGCTCGATGCGGAACTCACCGTGGTGATGGAGCTCTCGATGTCCGACTTCGTCCGCTTCTACGACGGGAAGGGAAACTGA
- the hypB gene encoding hydrogenase nickel incorporation protein HypB, which translates to MCNTCGCNVTDGNRHLLSEIGVRPGASNGHDHAHVHHHGAEAHGHDHPHEHEHTHAVEVLQSLLDHNDRHADQNRARLDRHRILTVNLMSSPGSGKTALLEATIKALGGKLRLAVIEGDLETENDADRIRALGVKAHQITTGTACHLDAHLVGHALDHLDLHEIDILFVENVGNLVCPASFDLGHHLNVALLSVTEGDDKPAKYPVMFRAADLMVVSKTDLLPYLEEFSVDRAEGCFRKLASGADLLRGSAKTGEGVGDWLAWLESKRAAYLDLLSKRDQFNPRLRASDAARV; encoded by the coding sequence ATGTGCAACACCTGCGGGTGCAATGTCACCGACGGCAATCGGCATCTTCTATCCGAGATCGGCGTTCGCCCCGGCGCATCGAACGGGCATGATCACGCGCATGTCCACCACCACGGGGCGGAGGCGCATGGCCACGACCATCCGCATGAACACGAACATACGCATGCGGTCGAGGTTCTCCAAAGCCTGCTCGATCATAACGACCGCCATGCCGATCAGAATCGCGCGCGGCTGGATCGGCACAGGATCCTCACGGTCAACCTGATGTCGTCGCCGGGATCGGGCAAGACAGCCCTGCTCGAAGCGACCATCAAGGCCCTTGGCGGCAAGCTCCGGCTTGCTGTCATCGAGGGCGATCTGGAGACCGAGAATGACGCGGATCGTATTCGCGCGCTCGGGGTCAAGGCCCATCAGATCACCACCGGGACGGCCTGCCACCTCGACGCCCATCTCGTCGGCCACGCGCTGGATCATCTGGATTTGCACGAGATCGACATCCTGTTCGTCGAAAATGTCGGGAACCTCGTGTGTCCCGCCAGTTTCGATCTCGGCCATCATCTGAACGTCGCGCTGCTTTCCGTGACCGAGGGCGACGACAAGCCGGCCAAATACCCCGTGATGTTCCGCGCGGCGGACCTGATGGTCGTCAGCAAGACCGATCTCCTGCCGTATCTTGAGGAGTTTTCGGTTGATCGCGCGGAGGGCTGCTTCCGCAAGCTGGCGTCGGGCGCCGATCTGCTCAGGGGCTCGGCCAAGACCGGGGAGGGCGTTGGCGACTGGCTCGCCTGGCTGGAGTCGAAGCGCGCCGCCTATCTGGATCTTCTTTCGAAACGCGATCAATTCAATCCGCGCCTGCGCGCGTCCGACGCCGCTCGGGTTTGA
- a CDS encoding HypC/HybG/HupF family hydrogenase formation chaperone, with protein sequence MCLAVPMQIDEISGLEAKCSAKGVTRTVSLFMVRDRNPGVGDWVLVHVGYAIEKIFEKEAKETWELFDQMLRED encoded by the coding sequence ATGTGCCTCGCTGTTCCAATGCAAATCGACGAGATATCGGGGCTCGAGGCCAAATGTTCGGCCAAGGGCGTCACGCGCACCGTCAGTCTTTTCATGGTGCGGGATCGCAATCCGGGCGTTGGCGACTGGGTTCTGGTTCACGTCGGCTATGCGATCGAGAAGATTTTCGAGAAGGAAGCGAAGGAGACGTGGGAACTCTTCGACCAGATGCTGCGCGAGGACTAG
- a CDS encoding hydrogenase maturation nickel metallochaperone HypA: protein MHELSICQSLIDQLTALTRSHGAAGVARAEVEVGILSGVEARLLESAFEIAQVGTVAEKAKLETRVVEPRVRCARCGAESDVTINDLRCLECQNAQTKVIRGQDLILARVELVMEPG, encoded by the coding sequence GTGCACGAACTCTCGATCTGCCAGAGCCTGATCGACCAGCTGACGGCTTTGACCCGGAGTCATGGCGCGGCCGGCGTGGCGCGGGCGGAGGTCGAGGTCGGGATCCTGTCGGGGGTCGAAGCGCGCCTTCTGGAGAGCGCGTTCGAGATTGCTCAGGTCGGAACCGTCGCTGAAAAGGCGAAGCTGGAGACAAGAGTGGTGGAGCCCCGCGTGCGCTGCGCCCGTTGCGGCGCGGAATCGGACGTCACCATCAACGACCTTCGCTGTCTCGAGTGCCAGAACGCTCAAACGAAGGTAATAAGGGGACAGGACCTGATCCTGGCGAGGGTCGAACTTGTCATGGAGCCGGGCTGA
- a CDS encoding outer membrane protein, translated as MKKLISIAALTLSASAAFAADLPSRKEPPVLPPPPPPPMWTGFYVGLNAGYTWGANNNLNFASPLAYLSPAASSIGESAAYAASAAGTVGSLSVGNSGFIGGGQVGYSLQFQEKFVVGLEADIQGIASGSSRATTASAAPWGDFFLSGQTTSVQAVSRSVDYLGTVRGRVGYLVIPTLLAYATGGLAYGGVELNAAMIQSDAPAAFNVTSSWGASSAYSNTRAGWTVGGGLEWMFWPNWSAKVEYLYYDLGSARVNLGAAGRFYNENDPNSGSPYALYAPFASARFNGQLVRAGVNYHFNWASSAPVLAKY; from the coding sequence ATGAAGAAACTCATTTCCATTGCTGCGTTGACGCTGAGCGCAAGCGCCGCTTTTGCCGCTGATCTTCCATCTCGCAAAGAGCCGCCCGTTCTGCCGCCGCCTCCTCCTCCGCCGATGTGGACCGGCTTCTACGTCGGCCTGAACGCCGGTTACACCTGGGGGGCAAATAATAATCTGAATTTTGCGTCCCCTCTGGCGTATCTGAGCCCGGCCGCATCTTCCATCGGTGAGTCCGCGGCCTATGCCGCTTCGGCTGCCGGCACGGTCGGTAGCCTGTCTGTCGGCAATTCGGGTTTCATTGGCGGCGGCCAGGTCGGATACAGTCTCCAGTTTCAGGAGAAGTTTGTTGTCGGCCTGGAGGCGGACATTCAGGGGATCGCCTCAGGCAGCTCGAGAGCGACGACGGCCTCGGCCGCTCCGTGGGGTGATTTCTTCCTTTCCGGGCAGACCACGAGTGTGCAGGCGGTGTCCCGGAGCGTAGACTATCTCGGCACCGTTCGCGGGCGGGTTGGTTATCTCGTGATCCCGACGCTGCTTGCCTATGCGACTGGCGGCCTCGCTTATGGCGGCGTCGAGTTGAATGCGGCGATGATCCAATCCGATGCGCCCGCTGCGTTCAATGTGACCAGTTCCTGGGGAGCAAGCTCCGCTTATTCGAACACGCGCGCAGGGTGGACCGTCGGCGGCGGGCTCGAGTGGATGTTCTGGCCCAACTGGTCCGCGAAGGTTGAATATCTCTACTACGACTTGGGCTCTGCGCGCGTAAACCTCGGCGCAGCCGGCAGATTTTACAATGAGAACGATCCGAATTCCGGATCGCCCTATGCGCTGTATGCGCCTTTTGCGTCCGCGCGCTTCAATGGCCAGTTGGTCCGTGCTGGCGTGAACTACCACTTCAACTGGGCCTCATCGGCGCCCGTTCTCGCGAAATATTGA
- a CDS encoding hydrogenase maturation protease: protein MSYGQQERCDPGNDRRCVVLGIGNSLMSDDGVGGHLIKRLSETLTPSFCVANRVELIDGGTLGYLLIDLVAASDLLIVLDAAKLGAAPGAYRVVEGADVYDFLSDRRNRSVHEVGLIDLIQMLDLSGSAPRELVVIAIQPESVDWGANLSASVQEIVPMVAAEVERRLDAWLADHAGELFDREAC from the coding sequence ATGTCCTACGGACAGCAAGAGCGTTGTGACCCGGGGAATGATCGCCGCTGCGTGGTCCTGGGCATTGGTAACTCCCTGATGTCTGACGACGGCGTCGGCGGACATCTCATCAAGCGCCTCAGTGAGACGCTGACCCCATCCTTCTGCGTCGCCAACCGCGTCGAGCTGATCGACGGCGGAACTTTGGGTTACCTTCTCATCGATCTGGTTGCGGCGAGTGACCTTCTGATCGTGCTCGATGCGGCCAAGCTTGGCGCCGCTCCTGGCGCCTATCGGGTGGTCGAGGGCGCGGACGTTTACGATTTTCTCAGTGATCGGCGAAATCGCAGCGTCCATGAGGTGGGCTTGATCGATCTCATCCAGATGCTCGATCTGAGCGGCAGCGCGCCGCGCGAACTCGTCGTGATCGCGATCCAGCCCGAAAGTGTGGATTGGGGCGCAAACCTCAGTGCGAGCGTCCAGGAGATCGTGCCCATGGTCGCTGCTGAAGTCGAGCGGCGGCTCGACGCCTGGCTGGCCGATCACGCCGGTGAGCTGTTTGATCGGGAGGCTTGCTGA
- a CDS encoding hydrogenase expression/formation C-terminal domain-containing protein encodes MSAMTPAEQEIAEKVLSEVETGLASLLETGASSVIDLRMLPRMSEAVYQHVQEALGKGETSILIDASARVEIVESACPGVWWATYHRPSGEIATEIIEIGFVPRLLAAGKAETAVGLKRLKNRGIGKAQAAE; translated from the coding sequence ATGAGCGCGATGACACCGGCCGAACAGGAAATCGCGGAAAAGGTTCTCTCAGAGGTCGAGACCGGACTGGCGTCGCTTCTCGAAACCGGCGCGTCCTCTGTGATCGACTTGCGTATGCTGCCGCGCATGAGCGAGGCGGTCTACCAACACGTGCAGGAAGCGTTGGGGAAGGGAGAAACCTCGATCCTCATCGACGCGAGCGCGCGGGTGGAAATCGTCGAAAGCGCCTGTCCGGGCGTCTGGTGGGCGACCTATCATCGTCCCTCCGGCGAAATCGCAACGGAAATAATTGAAATCGGCTTTGTCCCGAGACTTCTCGCCGCGGGAAAAGCAGAGACGGCCGTGGGTTTGAAAAGGCTCAAAAATCGCGGAATCGGAAAAGCGCAGGCTGCCGAATAA